Proteins co-encoded in one Theileria equi strain WA chromosome 3, complete sequence genomic window:
- a CDS encoding hypothetical protein (encoded by transcript BEWA_003070A): MESKYLTADISHKPRAQEATIYQDGTRWYAYFDAEFPKDPITTIEYFQLPWLPGYKKIVHNANGQSKFKDMKFKGTSIELIHAHYISTISVYYWNGDTGYDHPLIIQVGEGSYYAKENGDSHWSLLGKMDNHALLMKLDELNCGANDAHIVDICQVSGNYMCQSCNNVQISLTCDVFRVACSEFCMYTHHVKNGHVGRTIEGHVSLLGLEASKNDSSLYVFCYKGFKLLISMQLFSILTYEFFTRNAVYGETWTKMTSLSPKNPYDIYKILDTLKRVAGESDDAHSRMKRFGISALIGAGLACIIMTLYYLIPVKKAGVVIESVKYMLKPKEVKYLTME; encoded by the coding sequence ATGGAGTCAAAATATTTGACAGCGGACATTAGCCATAAACCAAGGGCACAGGAAGCCACAATATATCAGGACGGTACAAGGTGGTACGCCTATTTTGATGCTGAATTCCCAAAAGACCCAATAACCACCATTGAGTATTTCCAATTACCTTGGCTCCCAGGATACAAGAAAATTGTCCATAATGCAAATGGCCAATCAAAGTTCAAGGACATGAAATTCAAGGGCACCAGCATAGAATTGATTCATGCGCATTACATTTCTACAATttctgtctactactggaatggaGATACGGGCTATGATCATCCACTCATAATTCAGGTCGGAGAAGGGAGCTATTatgcaaaggagaatgGTGATAGCCACTGGAGTCTTTTGGGCAAAATGGACAATCACGCTCTATTGATGAAACTTGACGAACTCAATTGTGGCGCAAACGATGCGCACATTGTTGACATTTGCCAAGTCAGCGGGAATTACATGTGCCAGAGCTGTAACAATGTCCAGATTTCACTGACTTGTGACGTTTTCAGGGTTGCCTGTTCCGAATTTTGCATGTATACTCACCATGTTAAAAATGGTCACGTAGGACGAACAATCGAGGGACATGTATCTCTACTTGGATTAGAGGCTTCAAAAAATGATAGTAGTCTTTACGTCTTTTGTTACAAGGGTTTTAAGCTGCTGATATCCATGCAacttttttccattttaaCTTATGAATTCTTCACAAGGAACGCAGTGTACGGCGAGACCTGGACGAAAATGACCTCTTTAAGTCCTAAAAATCCATACGACATTTACAAGATTCTTGACACACTCAAGAGAGTAGCGGGAGAATCTGATGATGCGCACTCCAGAATGAAGAGATTTGGAATATCCGCTCTGATTGGCGCTGGATTGGCTTGCATTATAATGACTCTCTACTACTTGATACCGGTTAAAAAGGCTGGAGTTGTCATAGAAAGTGTAAAATATATGCTTAAACCAAAAGAGGTGAAGTATCTTACCATGGAGTAG
- a CDS encoding hypothetical protein (encoded by transcript BEWA_003080A) → MAPPSDGVTIDISHKPGGDGPTYYGGNGGRDVKLEKEEDPPGSGFWKFKHTKNGSNGNAFHVEKVTSGVTPVSELEQIENIQYLAVWYHSGDKNHNQPLLIEIWEKGGTYKHYITKGGGSWNPHDSGSQSQLTGKELEQKLDYLNCQYYKSVNIDLTHNRYTSGKSYCCDKHKGTRTEKVSVTGNKVASQIPYVKHFIGNKSTLSGIKYYLKDGSQRKNITLHGSRFPTSVNSVYAFYCTGNGPSLICIKEESHQTVNWYKKPNGDDSQWTRVQGISNDPENIKNCKDNSEEFDRLVTELRLFGCQNLKTCTESSLSSSPALGASQGPQPALPTAGEGDLSGPIESSGANNAHSEGEEEPGTGSAASTATEDAAGEGKAEALGVGAAPAAFGLGFILKISSGVFGGSGAVGLAGYHLYKHTRDPWCDRAAIEIYLKYDLRETFDWSTHLLFLYVTASYETAKHQRNELIIHDKIIKTEEEAYEPGSNVIAKYYMVDYARGLRNKKIKLELHYDFVPIGGFMHKNKLSESYFSFPSAYIKYKGNR, encoded by the exons ATGGCTCCTCCTTCAGACGGCGTTACCATAGATATAAGTCACAAGCCTGGTGGAGATGGACCTACATACTATGGAGGTAATGGTGGAAGAGATGTTAAGCTggagaaggaagaggatCCTCCTGGCTCAGGCTTTTGGAAGTTCAAACACACAAAGAACGGTAGTAATGGAAATGCTTTCCATGTTGAAAAAGTTACGTCTGGAGTTACTCCAGTTTCAGAGTTAGAACAGattgaaaatattcaaTATCTAGCAGTATGGTATCACTCTGGAGATAAAAATCACAATCAGCCCCTTCTTATAGAAATATGGGAGAAAGGTGGTACTTATAAACATTACATAACTAAGGGAGGTGGCTCTTGGAATCCACATGATAGTGGTTCTCAATCTCAACTCACCGGTAAGGAACTGGAACAGAAACTTGATTACCTCAACTGCCAATATTACAAATCGGTAAATATCGATCTAACTCACAATAGATATACGAGTGGAAAGTCGTACTGCTGTGACAAGCATAAAGGTACTAGAACAGAAAAGGTCTCCGTTACTGGCAATAAAGTTGCCTCTCAAATTCCCTACGTCAAACATTTTATTGGCAACAAAAGTACGCTCTCTGGTATTAAGTATTATCTCAAGGATGGTAgtcaaaggaagaatataacaTTACACGGATCACGATTTCCAACCTCTGTGAATAGTGTCTATGCTTTCTATTGTACAGGGAATGGACCCTCACTGATCTGTATTAAAGAAGAGAGCCATCAGACAGTTAACTGGTACAAGAAGCCTAATGGTGATGATTCTCAGTGGACAAGGGTACAGGGTATATCAAATGATccagagaatataaaaaacTGTAAGGATAACAGTGAAGAATTCGACCGACTTGTGACGGAACTAAGACTATTCGGTTGTCAAAACTTGAAAACATGTACTGAATCTTCTTTATCCTCATCCCCAGCACTAGGTGCTTCTCAAGGACCTCAGCCTGCTCTTCCTACAGCTGGTGAAGGTGATCTTTCTGGACCTATAGAATCTTCTGGTGCTAATAATGCTCATTCTGAAGGTGAAGAAGAACCTGGTACTGGATCTGCTGCTTCTACTGCTACTGAAGATGCTGCTGGAGAAGGTAAAGCTGAAGCTCTTGGTGTTGGAGCTGCTCCTGCTGCTTTTGGTCTAGGATTCATCCTTAAAATATCTTCAGGCGTTTTTGGTGGAAGTGGCGCAGTTGGTCTCGCAGgatatcatttatataagCATACCagagacccttgg TGCGATCGAGCTGCCATCGAGATATACTTAAAGTATGACTTGCGTGAAACATTCGATTGGAGCACACATCTCTTATTCCTTTACGTTACCGCAAGTTACGAAACTGCAAAGCATCAAAGAAATGAACTTATCATTCACGACAAGATCATCAAGACTGAAGAGGAAGCTTATGAGCCAGGATCAAACGTTATTGCAAAGTACTACATGGTAGACTACGCAAGGGGACTGCGTAATAAGAAGATAAAATTGGAGCTTCATTACGACTTTGTCCCAATTGGTGGATTCATGCACAAGAATAAGCTTTCAGAATCCTACTTTTCATTTCCGTCGGCatatataaaatacaaggGAAACAGATAG